One Cryptomeria japonica chromosome 9, Sugi_1.0, whole genome shotgun sequence genomic window carries:
- the LOC131038138 gene encoding uncharacterized protein LOC131038138, with protein MEKMFRGVEQTFKKQRILKPLHEFLEEQQEPFLLEDYLLDRQYSSKRAYSCSNGDLSKECLQDNDAGQNPRAWSSSRCLLEMNHNQKKKRRRAFAGKSRRNNLDTLGYSEEYHMEDVNFSVKRLKFTLLKGNANEVKGEPSAGLLMGNVGTSISESEGGLIQCTKFFSFKKEKKTEKGKKSKESEAKKIVKCSLLKSILRRLTLTKHLLPNIHTDLGNVSKKLSIAKTKLSCKISKDEFCRHDQSQLRICDIVSWNSFKEAQLTGNNHGASVDKGCILSKSATFPELREVNSFCAKEAGDLLQTSNANSLEIDVDCKKKKMELQSVMGESNSQSLDFSRTSSSSFDSCFDSEVGSISGEKLSSNNSFEESRRDKPLPPQGIVTCALESTGSSVCLSLDRNEYQVKDYQPGLRNGLDQSSWATTVCDTDDTADSYEKLHSSNNALTQDYVLSPIPTLKSLKVLQNSRDEESHVIISECMKDDDLRSVEMNYSSQEDEDEENVYSAHGLRQQNRDVHYHGENQEYASEMGCCVESKELSPVSVLEILFEEENSSFGPSSACRQITEHHLLQRLTKDALTLEHKSLGKEPSQSVYRTLDFSLWSEDNIDGSQIPNLIRISPQISPVQCQGEINWEQGGADEHKKEVLNSQEILSCLTDSNKREFQDMSCFRPSKRKEMPMQAGNLLFDCVKEVLEAPCRKQFNSGVSQEPWLKHCYVPEQLAIAICDQIYSWTETDTSVVENLVELAWKKEAEDWTKFWEETDEIGTEIEVDIFGLLIEELVADLACLQT; from the exons ATGGAGAAGATGTTCAGAGGAGTTGAACAAACTTTCAAGAAGCAAAGAATCCTGAAGCCCCTGCATGAATTTTTGGAGGAGCAGCAGGAGCCCTTTTTATTAGAAGACTATCTTTTAGATAGGCAGTACTCAAGTAAGAGAGCTTATTCATGCTCAAATGGTGATCTCTCCAAGGAGTGCTTGCAAGACAATGATGCAGGACAGAACCCTCGGGCTTGGTCTTCTTCTCGTTGCCTTCTGGAGATGAATCATAATcagaaaaagaagagaaggagagccTTTGCAGGTAAGAGCAGGAGAAACAACCTTGATACCCTGGGGTATTCAGAAGAATATCATATGGAAGATGTCAATTTCAGTGTAAAACGCCTTAAATTCACATTGCTGAAGGGGAATGCTAATGAGGTGAAGGGAGAACCGAGTGCAGGTCTTCTCATGGGAAATGTGGGCACTTCAATTTCAGAAAGTGAAGGTGGGCTTATCCAATGCACAAAGTTTTTCAGcttcaaaaaagaaaagaaaacagaaaaggggaagaaaagcAAGGAATCTGAAGCAAAGAAGATTGTCAAGTGCTCTTTATTGAAGTCCATTCTGAGAAGATTAACACTTACTAAGCATTTGCTGCCAAACATTCATACTGATCTTGGGAATGTTTCAAAGAAGCTTTCCATTGCTAAAACAAAGTTGAGCTGCAAGATTAGTAAGGATGAATTTTGCAGACATGATCAAAGTCAGCTCCGCATATGTGATATTGTCAGTTGGAATTCGTTCAAAGAAGCACAACTTACTGGAAACAATCATGGCGCTTCTGTAGATAAAGGATGTATCCTATCAAAATCTGCTACATTCCCAGAGTTAAGGGAAGTGAACTCCTTTTGTGCCAAGGAAGCAGGGGATCTCCTGCAAACGAGTaatgcaaattctctagaaattgATGTGGACTGTAAAAAGAAGAAGATGGAATTGCAATCTGTTATGGGGGAAAGTAATTCGCAAAGCTTGGACTTCTCTCGTACAAGCAGTAGCTCGTTTGATTCCTGTTTCGACAGTGAAGTGGGATCAATATCAGGGGAAAAGCTTTCCTCCAATAATAGCTTTGAGGAATCAAGGAGAGACAAGCCCCTCCCTCCTCAAGGGATTGTGACTTGTGCTTTAGAATCAACAGGCTCTTCTGTCTGTCTTTCATTAGATAGAAATGAATATCAAGTAAAAGATTATCAACCTGGCCTGAGAAATGGCTTGGATCAATCATCATGGGCTACTACAGTATGTGATACTGATGATACAGCTGATTCATATGAAAAGTTGCATTCCTCAAACAATGCTCTTACTCAAGATTATGTGCTTTCCCCCATACCTACTCTTAAGAGCTTGAAGGTCCTTCAGAATTCAAGAGACGAGGAAAGTCATGTGATTATTTCAGAGTGCATGAAGGATGATGATTTGAGATCCGTCGAAATGAACTACAGTTCTCAAGAAGATGAG GATGAGGAAAATGTTTACAGTGCTCATGGACTTCGGCAACAGAATAGGGATGTTCATTATCATGGGGAAAACCAAGAATATGCATCAGAAATGGGGTGTTGTGTGGAGAGTAAAGAGCTAAGTCCAGTTTCCGTTCTAGAaattctctttgaagaagagaatTCATCATTTGGTCCAAGTTCTGCTTGCAGACAGA TAACCGAGCATCATTTGCTTCAGAGATTGACCAAAGATGCCTTAACCTTAGAACACAAATCCCTGGGAAAAGAGCCTTCTCAGAGTGTATATAGAACTTTGGATTTCAGTCTTTGGAGTGAGGACAACATTGATGGCTCTCAAATACCCAATTTGATCAGGATTTCACCTCAGATTAGCCCCGTACAGTGTCAGGGGGAAATAAATTGGGAACAAGGTGGAGCAGATGAGCATAAAAAGGAAGTGCTGAACTCACAAGAGATACTTTCATGTCTGACAGATTCAAATAAAAGAGAATTCCAAGATATGTCTTGCTTTCGACCTTCAAAGAGGAAAGAAATGCCAATGCAAGCAGGCAATCTTCTCTTTGATTGTGTGAAAGAGGTCTTGGAAGCCCCCTGTAGAAAACAGTTTAATAGTGGGGTTTCACAAGAACCGTGGTTGAAACATTGTTATGTTCCAGAGCAGTTGGCAATTGCAATATGTGATCAGATTTATTCATGGACAGAGACAGATACAAGTGTTGTAGAAAATCTTGTAGAGCTGGCATGGAAGAAAGAAGCAGAAGATTGGACAAAGTTCTGGGAAGAGACAGATGAGATAGGAACTGAGATAGAAGTAGATATATTTGGACTGCTGATTGAAGAGCTGGTAGCTGATCTTGCTTGTCTTCAAACCTGA